From Mustela erminea isolate mMusErm1 chromosome 1, mMusErm1.Pri, whole genome shotgun sequence, a single genomic window includes:
- the CHDH gene encoding choline dehydrogenase, mitochondrial, whose product MWRVPRGWRVGRLGPWGAEGRKQPPSVRALASVGSRSGDEYSHVVVGAGSAGCVLARRLTEDPDKRVLLLEAGPKDVLAGSKRLLWKIHMPAALVANLCDDRYNWCYHTEPQPGLDGRVLYWPRGRVWGGSSSLNAMVYIRGHAEDYNRWQREGAAGWDYAHCLPYFRKAQSHELGAGTYRGGQGPLHVSRGKTNHPLHHAFLEAAQQAGYPLTEDMNGFQQEGFGWMDMTIHQGKRWSAACAYLHPALGRPNLTAEAQTLVHRVLFEGTRAVGVEYVKNGQSHRVYAGAEVILSGGAINSPQLLMLSGVGNADDLRKLGIPVVCHLPGVGQNLQDHLEVYIQQACTRPITLHSAQKPLRKVRIGLEWLWKFTGDGATAHLETGGFIRSRPGVPHPDIQFHFLPSQVIDHGRVPTQQEAYQVHVGTMRGTSVGWLKLRSANPQDHPVIQPNYLTTETDIHDFRQCVKLTREIFAQKALAPFRGKELQPGSNVQSDEEIDAFVRAKADSAYHPSCTCKMGQPSDPMAVVDPQTRVLGVQNLRVVDASIMPSVVSGNLNAPTIMIAEKAADIIRGQPALWDKDVPVYKPGTLATQR is encoded by the exons ATGTGGCGTGTCCCGCGAGGCTGGAGGGTAGGGCGCCTGGGACCCTGGGGAGCCGAGGGGCGGAAGCAGCCCCCCAGCGTCCGCGCACTGGCCAGCGTGGGCTCCAGGAGCGGGGACGAATACAGTCACGTGGTGGTGGGTGCGGGCTCCGCGGGCTGCGTGCTGGCTCGGCGGCTCACCGAGGACCCCGACAAGCGCGTGCTGCTGCTGGAGGCCGGGCCCAAGGACGTGCTGGCGGGGAGCAAGCGGCTCTTGTGGAAGATCCACATGCCCGCGGCCCTCGTGGCCAACCTGTGCGATGACAGGTACAACTGGTGCTACCACACGGAGCCGCAGCCGGGCCTCGACGGCCGGGTGCTGTACTGGCCGCGCGGCCGGGTCTGGGGGGGCTCGTCGTCGCTCAATGCCATGGTCTACATCCGCGGCCACGCCGAAGACTATAACCGCTGGCAGCGGGAAGGCGCCGCGGGCTGGGACTACGCGCACTGCCTGCCCTACTTCCGCAAGGCGCAGAGCCACGAGCTGGGCGCCGGCACGTACCGCGGCGGCCAGGGCCCCCTGCACGTGTCCCGGGGCAAGACCAACCACCCGCTGCACCACGCCTTCCTGGAGGCGGCGCAGCAGGCCGGCTACCCGCTCACTGAGGACATGAACGGCTTCCAGCAAGAAGGCTTCGGGTGGATGGACATGACCATCCACCAAG GCAAGCGCTGGAGCGCTGCGTGTGCGTACCTGCACCCGGCACTGGGCCGCCCCAACCTCACGGCCGAGGCGCAGACGCTCGTGCACAGAGTGCTGTTCGAGGGTACCCGCGCCGTGGGTGTGGAGTACGTTAAGAACGGCCAGAGCCACAGG GTTTACGCCGGCGCGGAGGTGATTCTGAGCGGGGGTGCCATCAACTCTCCACAGCTGCTCATGCTCTCGGGCGTCGGCAACGCGGATGACCTCCGCAAGCTGGGCATCCCGGTGGTGTGCCACCTGCCCG GGGTGGGCCAAAACCTGCAAGACCACCTGGAGGTGTACATCCAGCAGGCCTGCACCCGCCCCATCACCCTGCACTCGGCGCAGAAGCCCTTGAGGAAAGTCCGGATTGGTCTGGAGTGGCTCTGGAAGTTCACAG GGGATGGGGCCACGGCGCACCTGGAAACAGGTGGGTTCATCCGGAGCCGGCCTGGGGTCCCTCACCCGGACATCCAGTTCCATTTCCTGCCGTCCCAAGTGATAGACCATGGCCGGGTCCCCACCCAGCAGGAGGCTTACCAG GTGCACGTGGGGACCATGCGGGGCACAAGTGTGGGATGGCTTAAACTGAGAAGTGCCAACCCCCAGGACCACCCTGTGATTCAGCCCAACTACTTGACAACAG AAACCGACATTCACGACTTCCGACAGTGTGTGAAGCTGACCAGAGAAATTTTTGCCCAGAAAGCCCTGGCGCCATTCCGGGGGAAGGAGCTCCAGCCGGGAAGCAACGTGCAGTCAGATGAGGAGATCGATGCCTTCGTGAGGGCGAAGGCCGACAGCGCCTACCACCCCTCCTGCACCTGCAAGATGGGCCAGCCTTCTGATCCCATGGCCGTGGTGGATCCACAGACCAGGGTGCTTGGGGTGCAGAACCTCAGGGTGGTTGACGCTTCCATCATGCCCAGCGTGGTCAGCGGCAACCTGAACGCCCCCACCATCATGATCgcagagaaagcagcagacaTCATCAGGGGGCAGCCTGCACTCTGGGATAAGGACGTCCCTGTCTACAAGCCTGGGACCCTGGCCACCCAGCGCTGA